Proteins found in one Bacillus alveayuensis genomic segment:
- a CDS encoding enoyl-CoA hydratase/carnithine racemase (product_source=COG1024; cath_funfam=1.10.12.10,3.90.226.10; cog=COG1024; pfam=PF00378; superfamily=52096), whose amino-acid sequence MSKPVLFSTLNKGVAVLTLNRPEAANALSLNMLHELFAIQKELKFNRNIRCVIVTGAGEKAFCAGADLKERAQMNETEVRQTVSLIRETINEFEQLPQPVICAINGGAFGGGLELALACDIRIAADTAKMGLTETSLAIIPGAGGTQRLPRLIGKGRAKELIFTAKRISAFEAEKFGLVEYVVPQEQLFDQAVLIAYEIVKNAPIAVSQAKIAINCGLEVDLNTGLKLEQMAYEITIPTKDRLEGLKAFKEKRKPVYKGE is encoded by the coding sequence ATGTCCAAACCGGTACTTTTTTCCACGTTAAACAAAGGTGTTGCCGTTCTTACTTTAAACCGACCGGAAGCGGCCAATGCATTGTCCTTAAATATGCTTCATGAACTTTTCGCGATCCAAAAAGAATTAAAGTTTAATCGGAACATCCGTTGTGTAATTGTGACAGGAGCGGGCGAAAAAGCCTTTTGCGCTGGAGCCGATTTAAAAGAACGGGCGCAAATGAATGAAACAGAAGTGCGCCAAACCGTTTCGCTGATCCGAGAAACGATAAATGAGTTTGAACAACTGCCTCAGCCCGTAATTTGCGCCATCAATGGAGGAGCGTTCGGCGGCGGATTAGAATTAGCTCTTGCTTGCGACATTCGTATAGCTGCTGATACGGCCAAAATGGGGTTAACAGAAACTTCGTTAGCCATCATTCCAGGTGCAGGAGGAACGCAGCGTCTCCCGCGGTTGATTGGAAAAGGTCGAGCTAAAGAGTTAATCTTTACGGCAAAGCGCATTTCGGCTTTTGAAGCTGAAAAGTTTGGTTTGGTCGAATATGTTGTTCCACAAGAGCAATTGTTCGATCAAGCTGTACTAATAGCATATGAAATTGTAAAAAATGCTCCTATCGCCGTTAGTCAAGCAAAAATAGCCATCAACTGCGGCTTAGAAGTCGACTTAAATACAGGGCTTAAGCTTGAACAGATGGCCTATGAAATCACCATTCCGACAAAAGATCGTCTCGAAGGGTTAAAAGCCTTTAAAGAAAAAAGAAAGCCTGTTTACAAAGGGGAATAG
- a CDS encoding acetyl-CoA carboxylase biotin carboxylase subunit (product_source=KO:K01961; cath_funfam=3.30.470.20; cog=COG4770; ko=KO:K01961; pfam=PF00289,PF02785,PF02786; smart=SM00878; superfamily=56059; tigrfam=TIGR00514) has translation MFSKVLIANRGEIASRVIRTCQKLGIKTVAVYSEADADSLHVKLAGEAYLIGKPRVNESYLNMEKIIEVAKQTNAEAIHPGYGLLSENPDFARLCQEEGIVFIGPDADVIAQMGSKIESRKAMAEAGVPVVPGISFPLSNVEEAAKTAKKIGYPIMLKASAGGGGIGMQVVHSEEELQKTFEGNQKRAATFFGDGTMYMEKYIENPRHIEIQILADQHGNCLYIWERECSIQRRHQKVVEEAPSSFLDDETRKKMGETAVKAAKHIHYTNAGTIEFLVDENKNFYFLEMNTRLQVEHPVTEEITGLDLVEEQLRIAAGEALRYSQTDIKKDGHAIEARIYAEDPKTFLPSPGTITFFETPNGENVRNETAVMSGSSVTPFYDPMIAKLIVKGQNRQKAIESMLQALENYKVEGIKTNIPLLKEVFSHPEYLAGNTTTDFINKYLANANIKR, from the coding sequence ATGTTTTCAAAAGTATTAATCGCCAACCGTGGGGAGATTGCGTCAAGGGTGATTCGCACATGTCAAAAATTAGGGATAAAAACTGTCGCTGTATACTCAGAAGCGGATGCTGATTCTTTACATGTTAAATTAGCGGGTGAGGCATACTTAATTGGTAAACCGCGCGTAAATGAAAGCTATTTAAACATGGAGAAAATCATCGAAGTCGCGAAACAAACGAATGCAGAAGCGATTCATCCAGGATACGGGCTTTTATCTGAAAACCCTGATTTTGCCCGCCTTTGTCAAGAAGAGGGAATTGTCTTTATTGGTCCAGACGCAGATGTTATTGCGCAAATGGGAAGCAAAATTGAATCGCGAAAAGCGATGGCGGAAGCAGGAGTTCCTGTTGTACCGGGGATCTCCTTTCCGCTGTCTAATGTGGAAGAAGCAGCGAAAACTGCCAAAAAAATTGGTTATCCGATTATGTTAAAGGCTTCTGCTGGCGGCGGCGGAATTGGCATGCAAGTCGTCCATAGTGAAGAAGAATTGCAAAAAACATTTGAAGGCAACCAAAAACGTGCGGCAACCTTTTTTGGCGATGGCACGATGTATATGGAAAAATACATTGAAAATCCAAGACATATTGAAATTCAAATTTTAGCTGATCAGCATGGAAATTGTTTGTATATATGGGAAAGGGAATGCTCGATTCAACGCCGTCATCAAAAAGTCGTTGAAGAAGCGCCATCGTCATTTTTAGATGATGAAACACGGAAAAAAATGGGGGAGACGGCCGTTAAAGCAGCAAAGCATATCCATTACACAAATGCAGGAACAATTGAGTTTCTTGTTGATGAAAATAAGAACTTCTATTTCTTGGAAATGAATACACGTCTGCAAGTAGAACATCCCGTAACGGAAGAAATTACAGGATTAGATTTAGTCGAAGAGCAATTGCGCATAGCCGCTGGAGAAGCTTTGCGTTATTCACAAACTGACATAAAAAAAGATGGACACGCGATCGAAGCGAGAATTTATGCTGAAGATCCGAAAACATTTTTGCCGTCTCCAGGAACCATTACGTTTTTTGAAACACCTAATGGAGAAAATGTTCGCAACGAAACGGCTGTTATGAGCGGTTCATCCGTTACACCGTTTTATGACCCGATGATTGCCAAATTAATCGTGAAGGGACAAAACCGCCAAAAAGCAATTGAATCTATGCTCCAGGCGCTCGAAAACTATAAAGTAGAAGGAATTAAGACGAATATTCCTTTGCTGAAAGAAGTTTTTTCACATCCTGAATATCTAGCAGGAAACACGACAACTGATTTTATCAATAAATATTTAGCGAATGCGAATATAAAACGATGA
- a CDS encoding alkylation response protein AidB-like acyl-CoA dehydrogenase (product_source=COG1960; cath_funfam=1.10.540.10,1.20.140.10,2.40.110.10; cog=COG1960; ko=KO:K00257; pfam=PF00441,PF02770,PF02771; superfamily=47203,56645): MNFELTKEQQMIKEMTRDFAEKEIKPYAAEWDQKAVFPIDTFKKMGELGLLGIPFPEEYGGSGGDTISYAIAVEEIGRACGGTGLSYAAAVSLGASPIYYFGTEEQKKKWLVPMASGETLGAFGLTEPNAGSDAGGTRTKAVLEGEEYVINGEKCWITNAGYARQVIVTAVTGKNEDGKNIISAIIVPTDTPGFTINCNYDKMGVRASNTCELVLENVRVPKENLLGDPKKGFKQFLYTLDGGRISIAALAVGIAQAAFEKALQYAKERTQFGQSISKFQAIQFKLADMAMQIELARNMVYKAAWLKDHNKPFTKEASFAKLFASESGFQICNQAIQIHGGYGYMKEYEVERYLRDMKLLEIGEGTSEVQRIVIARQLGC, from the coding sequence ATGAATTTTGAATTAACGAAAGAACAACAAATGATAAAAGAAATGACAAGGGACTTTGCTGAAAAAGAGATTAAACCATATGCAGCTGAATGGGATCAAAAAGCAGTCTTTCCAATTGATACATTTAAAAAAATGGGAGAGTTAGGTTTATTGGGGATACCATTTCCTGAAGAGTATGGAGGATCAGGAGGAGATACAATTTCTTATGCTATCGCGGTTGAAGAAATTGGCCGTGCCTGTGGAGGAACAGGACTAAGCTATGCAGCAGCAGTATCTTTAGGTGCGAGTCCCATTTATTATTTTGGAACAGAAGAGCAAAAGAAAAAGTGGCTTGTGCCAATGGCAAGTGGAGAAACGCTTGGAGCATTTGGTCTTACAGAACCGAATGCCGGTTCTGATGCTGGCGGCACACGTACAAAAGCTGTACTTGAAGGAGAAGAATATGTCATTAATGGCGAAAAATGTTGGATTACAAACGCGGGCTATGCAAGGCAGGTCATTGTCACAGCTGTTACTGGTAAAAACGAGGATGGGAAAAATATCATATCTGCTATTATCGTTCCAACAGATACCCCAGGATTCACGATCAACTGCAACTATGACAAAATGGGTGTGAGAGCTTCGAATACATGTGAACTTGTCCTAGAAAATGTACGAGTGCCGAAAGAAAACTTATTAGGTGATCCGAAAAAAGGCTTTAAGCAATTTTTATATACACTTGATGGCGGACGTATTTCCATTGCTGCACTAGCAGTTGGAATCGCTCAAGCTGCATTTGAAAAAGCATTGCAGTATGCAAAAGAGCGTACACAATTTGGGCAATCTATTTCAAAATTCCAGGCTATTCAATTTAAACTTGCAGATATGGCTATGCAAATCGAATTGGCTCGCAATATGGTATATAAAGCAGCATGGCTTAAAGACCATAACAAACCATTTACAAAAGAAGCCTCTTTTGCCAAACTGTTCGCTTCTGAAAGCGGTTTCCAAATTTGCAACCAAGCGATTCAAATCCATGGCGGATATGGTTATATGAAAGAATATGAAGTAGAAAGATACCTCCGTGATATGAAACTATTAGAAATTGGGGAAGGTACTTCAGAAGTGCAGCGCATCGTCATTGCCCGTCAATTAGGATGCTAA
- a CDS encoding fatty-acyl-CoA synthase (product_source=KO:K00666; cath_funfam=2.30.38.10,3.30.300.30,3.40.50.980; cog=COG0318; ko=KO:K00666; pfam=PF00501,PF13193; superfamily=56801) — translation MTDLLNITVGKLLEEKAKLHPDHEAVVYADRGLRMSYKQFDDYCRVVARGLMKLGIKKGEHIAIWATNKPEWLACQFATGKMGAVLVTVNTNYRTSELEYLLKQSDSTTLILMEQYRDSSYIDMIYEIAPELKVCEPGKLECKRLPYLRNVIVLSEKHYPGTFSWNDLLKMAEEVSEEELDTRMNSLDPHDVINMQYTSGTTGFPKGVMLTHYNIVNNAYNIAKCMKLTKDDRLCIPVPFFHCFGCVLGTLACVSVGATMVPIQEFHAKQVLKTVQDEKCTALHGVPTMFIAELNDPDFDQYDLSSLRTGIMAGSNCPIEVMKAVMEKMGAKEITIAYGQTESSPVITQTRTDDPIELRVETVGRALPNVQVKIVEPGTNQEVPFGVQGELCTKGYHVMKGYYNNPDATKEAIDEEGWLHTGDLAIMDENGYCRITGRLKDMIIRGGENIYPREIEEFLYKHPKILDVQIVGVPDEKYGEEVMAWIILKEGQTATEEEIREFCRGKISRHKIPRYIEFTTTYPMTASGKIQKFKLREQAIEVLKHKKQNLV, via the coding sequence ATGACGGATTTATTAAATATCACTGTTGGAAAATTGCTAGAGGAAAAAGCGAAATTGCATCCGGATCATGAAGCTGTCGTTTATGCTGACCGCGGCCTTCGTATGTCGTATAAACAGTTCGACGACTATTGCAGAGTTGTCGCTCGCGGCTTGATGAAACTTGGAATCAAAAAGGGGGAACATATCGCTATATGGGCAACCAATAAGCCCGAATGGTTAGCGTGCCAATTTGCCACTGGAAAAATGGGAGCTGTACTCGTTACGGTCAATACAAATTATCGCACCTCTGAACTAGAATATTTATTAAAACAATCGGATTCTACGACACTCATTTTGATGGAGCAATATCGCGATAGTTCCTATATTGATATGATTTATGAAATTGCACCAGAATTAAAAGTATGTGAACCAGGAAAACTTGAGTGTAAACGATTGCCTTATTTACGCAATGTCATTGTTTTGAGTGAAAAACACTATCCTGGAACATTTTCATGGAACGATCTTTTGAAAATGGCGGAAGAAGTATCAGAGGAAGAACTAGATACACGAATGAATTCACTTGATCCTCATGACGTTATTAATATGCAATACACTTCTGGCACTACTGGTTTTCCGAAGGGAGTTATGTTGACTCATTATAACATTGTAAACAATGCCTATAATATTGCGAAATGTATGAAGTTAACAAAAGATGACCGCCTTTGTATTCCAGTACCGTTCTTTCATTGTTTTGGCTGCGTTCTCGGTACACTCGCTTGCGTCTCAGTTGGGGCAACAATGGTGCCGATTCAAGAGTTTCATGCCAAACAAGTATTAAAAACCGTCCAAGATGAGAAATGCACCGCATTGCATGGAGTCCCGACGATGTTTATCGCTGAACTAAACGATCCAGACTTTGATCAATACGATTTATCTTCCCTTCGTACAGGAATTATGGCTGGCTCCAATTGTCCGATCGAAGTGATGAAAGCGGTTATGGAAAAAATGGGGGCCAAAGAAATTACGATTGCTTATGGTCAAACCGAGTCATCTCCTGTGATTACCCAAACAAGAACGGATGACCCCATTGAATTACGCGTTGAAACCGTCGGTCGCGCTCTACCGAATGTTCAAGTCAAAATCGTTGAACCAGGAACTAATCAAGAGGTTCCGTTCGGTGTGCAAGGAGAGCTATGTACGAAAGGCTATCATGTCATGAAAGGATATTACAACAATCCTGATGCCACAAAAGAAGCAATTGATGAAGAAGGATGGCTTCATACGGGAGATTTGGCGATCATGGATGAAAATGGCTACTGCCGTATTACTGGCAGATTAAAAGATATGATCATTCGAGGTGGTGAAAACATTTATCCGCGTGAAATCGAAGAATTTTTATACAAGCATCCAAAAATTTTAGACGTGCAAATCGTCGGAGTGCCGGATGAAAAATACGGTGAAGAAGTAATGGCATGGATTATATTAAAAGAAGGCCAAACTGCTACGGAAGAAGAAATTCGCGAGTTTTGCAGAGGGAAAATTTCACGTCATAAAATTCCGCGCTATATCGAATTTACTACAACTTATCCAATGACCGCCTCAGGAAAAATACAAAAATTTAAACTTCGTGAACAAGCGATAGAAGTGCTCAAACATAAAAAACAAAATTTAGTTTAA
- a CDS encoding acetyl-CoA carboxylase biotin carboxyl carrier protein (product_source=KO:K02160; cath_funfam=2.40.50.100; cog=COG0511; ko=KO:K02160; pfam=PF00364; smart=SM00740; superfamily=51230), with the protein MSQVMATMAGNVWKILVNAGEQVDEGQDVVILESMKMEIPIAAEEAGKVKEIKVQEGDFVNEGDVIIELEQEET; encoded by the coding sequence ATGAGTCAAGTGATGGCAACAATGGCAGGTAATGTGTGGAAAATTCTTGTGAACGCTGGCGAACAAGTCGATGAGGGGCAGGATGTCGTGATTTTAGAATCAATGAAGATGGAAATTCCAATTGCTGCTGAAGAGGCTGGTAAAGTGAAGGAAATAAAGGTGCAAGAAGGGGATTTTGTCAATGAGGGCGATGTCATCATCGAGCTTGAACAGGAGGAAACATGA
- a CDS encoding acetyl-CoA carboxylase carboxyltransferase component (product_source=COG4799; cath_funfam=3.90.226.10; cog=COG4799; pfam=PF01039; superfamily=52096): MSAKEGIINQTLTEKLKEERKKIEQGGAPKYHEKNAEKGKLFVRDRLKLLFDDDLEFEDAFFANCMADGLPADGVVTGVGKINGQNVCVMANDSTVKAGSWGARTVEKIIRIQETAEKLRCPILYLVDSAGARITDQIEMFPGRRGAGRIFYNQVKLSGKVPQICLLFGPSAAGGAYIPAFCDIVVMVDGNASMYLGSPRMAEMVIGEKVTLEEMGGAKMHCSVSGCGDVLVKSEEEAISFARKYLTYFPANYSEKPPVTEAKLPKSFEKTLDDIIPLNQNAPFNMYDFIDRLIDEESFCEIKKLFAPEIITGLARLNGQAVGIIANQPRAKGGVLFHDSADKAAKFITLCDAFNIPLLFLADIPGFMIGTKVERAGIIRHGAKMISAMSEATVPKISVIVRKAYGAGLYAMAGPAFEPDCCLALPHAQIAVMGPEAAVNAVYANKIAELPKEERVAFIEQKREEYRKDIDIYRLASEMVIDGIVAPNELRDELIKRFHAYMSKYMTFSERKHGVYPV; the protein is encoded by the coding sequence TTGAGTGCCAAAGAAGGAATCATAAACCAAACATTGACAGAAAAGCTTAAAGAAGAAAGAAAAAAAATTGAACAAGGAGGTGCGCCAAAGTACCACGAAAAAAATGCAGAGAAAGGAAAATTATTCGTCCGTGACCGTTTAAAATTATTATTTGACGATGACCTTGAGTTTGAGGATGCCTTTTTTGCCAACTGTATGGCGGATGGCCTCCCCGCAGACGGCGTTGTCACAGGTGTTGGCAAAATAAATGGACAAAATGTTTGCGTTATGGCAAACGATTCAACAGTAAAAGCAGGCTCCTGGGGTGCTAGAACGGTTGAAAAAATCATTCGCATCCAAGAAACAGCGGAAAAGCTCCGTTGTCCCATTTTGTATTTAGTTGATTCAGCTGGTGCGAGAATTACGGATCAAATTGAGATGTTCCCTGGTCGACGCGGTGCAGGACGTATTTTCTACAACCAAGTAAAGCTTTCAGGTAAAGTACCGCAAATTTGCTTATTGTTCGGTCCGTCGGCTGCAGGAGGCGCCTATATTCCGGCATTTTGTGATATTGTGGTCATGGTTGACGGTAATGCGTCCATGTATCTCGGCTCGCCAAGAATGGCAGAAATGGTAATCGGGGAAAAGGTAACACTTGAGGAGATGGGTGGAGCGAAAATGCACTGCTCGGTTTCCGGCTGCGGTGATGTCCTTGTCAAGTCGGAAGAGGAAGCAATTTCCTTTGCTCGTAAATACTTAACCTACTTTCCAGCCAACTACAGTGAAAAACCACCTGTAACTGAAGCGAAATTACCAAAGTCTTTTGAAAAAACACTTGATGACATCATTCCATTAAACCAAAATGCTCCTTTTAATATGTATGATTTTATAGATCGCTTAATCGACGAAGAATCATTTTGTGAAATAAAAAAACTGTTTGCACCTGAAATCATTACAGGTCTTGCCCGTTTAAACGGTCAAGCAGTTGGCATCATCGCCAACCAGCCGCGTGCAAAAGGCGGGGTGCTGTTTCATGATTCAGCCGATAAAGCGGCAAAATTTATTACCCTTTGCGATGCGTTTAACATCCCGCTTTTATTTTTAGCAGATATTCCAGGATTTATGATTGGAACAAAAGTCGAACGCGCCGGCATTATTCGACACGGGGCCAAAATGATTTCGGCAATGTCGGAAGCAACCGTTCCGAAAATTTCGGTTATCGTTCGCAAAGCATATGGCGCCGGTCTTTACGCAATGGCTGGTCCAGCATTTGAACCTGATTGCTGCCTAGCTCTTCCGCATGCACAAATCGCCGTCATGGGACCAGAAGCAGCTGTTAATGCTGTTTACGCCAATAAAATTGCCGAGCTGCCTAAAGAAGAAAGAGTGGCATTTATTGAGCAAAAACGGGAAGAATACCGAAAAGACATTGACATTTATCGTCTCGCTTCCGAAATGGTTATTGACGGTATTGTGGCACCAAATGAACTTCGAGATGAATTAATTAAACGATTCCATGCATACATGTCTAAATATATGACATTCTCAGAACGTAAGCATGGAGTATATCCAGTGTAA
- a CDS encoding hypothetical protein (product_source=Hypo-rule applied; cath_funfam=3.40.30.30), translated as MIVHELIGTETLFAEQLKEGYYVIREKFNKLDVQLHHIDTIQEIDCGTEEIVTVVFDPGTDYSLICLDQYTFETKAPSLSELQQTLKMKHRDLFQ; from the coding sequence ATGATTGTGCATGAATTGATTGGCACGGAAACGTTGTTTGCCGAGCAATTGAAAGAAGGATACTATGTGATTCGAGAAAAATTTAACAAGCTGGATGTTCAGCTACATCATATTGATACGATTCAGGAAATTGATTGCGGTACAGAAGAAATTGTCACCGTTGTTTTCGATCCAGGTACTGACTATTCTCTTATTTGTTTAGATCAATATACATTTGAGACGAAAGCACCTTCGCTTTCTGAATTGCAGCAAACACTTAAAATGAAACATCGAGACCTTTTTCAATAA
- a CDS encoding hypothetical protein (product_source=Hypo-rule applied; transmembrane_helix_parts=Inside_1_12,TMhelix_13_30,Outside_31_39,TMhelix_40_57,Inside_58_269) yields the protein MIAMMYKRRMTAAFVLSAIVMIIGMTVFFIDRPDSEKDWLNLASIGFVGLFLFLIGVSSRQKYIKVKEIQIHDSKASLLGLDHLVLKKDVGFFPRLLLFEKSGHFLGTIKPIRIPFILYPICLLGRDSLVTMIPITYGVFSNKGNVLVTFKRKGIKRSIVTVKNVSGDKLGEYVQEDFKSLLNIKGELRDADGHVILPVKVKGFSGDFTLIDAEGRKWARFLKGYFPHEYTNIFRDIYNDIIELYDNVPTHHKMLLIAMIGFLFLERSQ from the coding sequence ATGATTGCCATGATGTATAAACGGAGAATGACGGCGGCCTTTGTATTATCTGCAATCGTGATGATCATTGGAATGACTGTTTTTTTCATCGATCGACCTGATTCAGAAAAAGATTGGTTAAATCTAGCTTCAATAGGTTTTGTTGGTCTGTTTTTGTTTTTGATCGGAGTTTCAAGCAGACAGAAATATATAAAGGTGAAAGAAATTCAAATTCATGACTCAAAAGCTTCTCTCCTTGGATTGGATCATCTTGTTTTAAAAAAAGATGTAGGCTTTTTTCCTCGCCTGCTTTTGTTTGAAAAAAGCGGTCATTTTTTAGGAACGATTAAGCCAATCCGTATTCCTTTTATATTGTACCCAATTTGCCTGCTAGGACGTGATTCGCTTGTCACGATGATTCCGATTACTTATGGAGTTTTTTCGAATAAAGGAAATGTGCTTGTTACTTTTAAGAGGAAAGGTATTAAGAGGTCGATTGTTACGGTGAAGAATGTATCTGGCGATAAGCTGGGAGAGTATGTACAGGAAGATTTTAAAAGTCTACTAAACATAAAAGGTGAGCTCAGAGATGCAGATGGTCATGTCATTCTTCCTGTAAAGGTTAAAGGCTTTTCTGGTGATTTTACTTTAATAGATGCTGAAGGACGAAAGTGGGCTCGTTTTTTAAAAGGATATTTCCCTCATGAATATACGAATATATTTCGTGATATATATAATGATATCATCGAACTCTATGACAACGTGCCCACACATCATAAAATGCTTTTAATTGCAATGATCGGCTTTTTATTTCTGGAGCGCAGCCAGTAA
- a CDS encoding hydroxymethylglutaryl-CoA lyase (product_source=KO:K01640; cath_funfam=3.20.20.70; cog=COG0119; ko=KO:K01640; pfam=PF00682; superfamily=51569), protein MNKWPAEVTIKEVGPRDGLQNETDFIKTEDKIDWINLLSKTGLSYIEVTSFVNPKWIPQLADALEVASKIEKVPGITYAALVPNLKGLEGAMAANVDEVAVFMSASETHNRKNINKSIDETFPVLKEVVGEAKKAGKTVRGYVSTVFGCPYEGTVAIEEVIKVSETLFEMGIDELSLGDTIGVANPRQVQEVLAQLFKRFAKEKLAMHFHNTHGMALANVLASLEMGITTFDSSLGGLGGCPYAPGASGNLATDDLLTMLDGMGISTGVQREKLTKAALFIQEKMGRKLNSHYLQAFNPSRCPVNGGGA, encoded by the coding sequence ATGAACAAGTGGCCGGCTGAAGTCACGATAAAAGAAGTTGGGCCTCGCGACGGACTGCAAAATGAAACAGATTTTATTAAGACAGAGGATAAAATTGACTGGATTAACTTATTGTCGAAAACAGGATTGTCATATATTGAGGTGACATCATTTGTGAATCCGAAATGGATTCCTCAATTGGCTGATGCTCTCGAAGTAGCCTCAAAGATTGAAAAAGTCCCAGGAATTACGTATGCAGCACTTGTTCCGAATCTGAAAGGTTTAGAAGGAGCAATGGCAGCAAATGTGGACGAAGTAGCCGTTTTTATGTCAGCCAGTGAAACGCATAACCGTAAAAACATTAATAAATCGATTGATGAAACATTTCCAGTCTTAAAAGAAGTTGTTGGTGAAGCAAAAAAAGCTGGTAAAACGGTGAGAGGTTACGTTTCGACCGTTTTCGGCTGCCCATATGAAGGTACAGTTGCGATCGAAGAAGTGATCAAAGTATCAGAGACTTTGTTTGAAATGGGTATTGATGAGCTATCATTAGGCGATACAATTGGAGTAGCCAATCCTCGCCAAGTGCAAGAAGTATTGGCGCAACTGTTTAAGCGATTTGCGAAAGAAAAGCTAGCCATGCATTTTCATAATACACACGGAATGGCCCTTGCCAATGTCTTGGCATCTCTTGAAATGGGGATCACAACATTTGACAGCTCCCTTGGAGGATTAGGAGGTTGCCCTTATGCACCTGGAGCCTCTGGAAACTTAGCAACCGATGATTTATTAACCATGCTGGATGGGATGGGAATCTCAACAGGTGTTCAAAGGGAAAAATTAACGAAAGCAGCACTTTTTATCCAAGAAAAAATGGGCCGAAAGTTAAATAGTCATTATTTACAAGCATTCAATCCATCACGATGCCCAGTTAACGGAGGAGGGGCATAA